In Xiphias gladius isolate SHS-SW01 ecotype Sanya breed wild chromosome 16, ASM1685928v1, whole genome shotgun sequence, a genomic segment contains:
- the acod1 gene encoding cis-aconitate decarboxylase has protein sequence MLRKGITESFGAAIHALDATRLTDAVINRSKRMILDTLGVGLLGTTTAVFNKALAYSQLFTSGERSGVWGKPGATLPPAYAAFVHGVAVHSMDFDDTWHPATHPSGAVLPALLALAETLPSRPSGLDLLLAFNVGIEVQGKLMRFSREAYNIPERFHPPTVVGVMGSAAASAKLLGLSPAQCSHALAIAASSAGAPLANAATQTKPLHVGNAARRGLEAARLAQIGLEGNPAILDMDSGFGVYYKDYSPSAMADSAAGGFKWILEDQDVAVKRIPAHLGMHWVVEAALAARGKLENTVGNFDLSQIRHITLRVPPSKYINCPSPATQHQARHSFQFNACSALLDNRVTVASFGEAQINRPALKELLSKVNVETPEDNHPSFDEMYCEVEIETDQGQSYAARCDTFYGHWRRPLSQDDLVEKFSLNASSVLCAQAVEGLVDVIGSIERLSECSVLGSYLKMTSSPHNQLYSRRGL, from the exons ATGCTACGCAAg GGCATCACCGAGAGCTTTGGGGCCGCCATCCATGCGCTCGACGCCACTCGGCTGACGGACGCTGTGATCAACAGGAGCAAAAGGATGATTCTGGACACCCTGGGCGTGGGCTTACTAGGAACCACGACGGCCGTCTTCAACAAGGCTCTCGCGTACAGCCAG TTGTTCACCTCTGGGGAGAGGAGCGGCGTTTGGGGCAAGCCGGGCGCGACCCTCCCTCCTGCCTACGCTGCGTTCGTGCACGGCGTCGCG GTCCACTCCATGGACTTCGACGACACGTGGCACCCAGCGACTCACCCCTCGGGGGCTGTGCTCCCGGCGCTGCTGGCCCTGGCCGAGACGCTGCCCAGCCGGCCCTCGGGCCTGGACCTGCTGTTGGCCTTTAATGTTGGCATCGAGGTGCAGGGCAAACTCATGAGGTTCTCCAGAGAGGCGTACAACATACCTGAAAG ATTCCACCCTCCCACTGTCGTTGGGGTGATGGGGAGTGCTGCAGCCTCGGCCAAGCTCCTGGGTCTCTCCCCTGCACAGTGCAGTCATGCCCTGGCTATCGCCGCCTCCTCCGCCGGGGCTCCCCTGGCCAATGCCGCCACACAGACCAAACCTCTCCACGTGGGAAACGCTGCTCGGAGGGGCCTGGAGGCCGCTCGGCTGGCCCAGATCGGACTGGAGGGGAATCCAGCCATCCTAGATATGGACAGCGGGTTTGGGGTCTACTACAAAGACTACAGTCCTTCAGCGATGGCAGATTCTGCTGCCGGCGGCTTTAAGTGGATCCTGGAAGATCAGGACGTGGCCGTCAAGCGCATCCCTGCTCATTTGGGGATGCACTGGGTTGTGGAGGCCGCTCTGGCAGCCCGCGGAAAGCTTGAAAATACAGTGGGGAACTTTGACCTCAGCCAGATCCGGCACATCACACTGCGCGTACCTCCATCCAAGTACATCAACTGTCCCTCGCCTGCCACACAGCACCAGGCCCGGCACTCATTCCAGTTTAACGCCTGCTCTGCCCTGTTGGACAACAGAGTGACGGTGGCCTCCTTCGGCGAAGCCCAAATCAACCGACCGGCTCTGAAGGAGCTCTTGTCCAAAGTGAACGTGGAGACCCCCGAGGATAACCATCCCAGCTTCGACGAGATGTACTGTGAGGTGGAGATAGAAACAGATCAGGGGCAGAGTTACGCAGCCAGGTGCGATACCTTTTATGGCCACTGGAGGCGGCCACTGAGTCAAGACGACCTGGTGGAGAAATTCAGTCTTAATGCGTCTTCCGTGCTGTGTGCACAGGCAGTGGAGGGATTGGTTGATGTGATAGGTAGCATTGAGAGACTGAGCGAATGCTCGGTCTTGGGCTCGTATCTGAAAATGACAAGCAGTCCACATAACCAGTTATACAGCAGGAGAGGTTTGTAA